GGCACTTCCATGGAGCCTTGTGCATAACCCATCATGGGGCCTCCGTTTATGATCTTATCCGGCGTCTTTGTAAGACCCCCGCAAAATTCGATGACGTCCTTGAAGCTTGTGCCGATGCGAACCATGACATTCATCGGCTCGGCAACTGCGTCTCCCGCTACAGTGACAACTCTCTCAATGAGCGGAATTCCGTTTATCACTGCATTTGCGACAGAATCAATTGTACAGACATTCATTCCCACCACGCCGATATCAGAATGCCTTTTTCCTGCCGGAATCTCCCGTTCCGCCAGGACTTTGATGAGCATTCTCTCCGCACCCTGAGGATATTTTGTTGGCACTGCCACAACCTGTACATCGGTTCCCTTCAGGGCCTCTGTCATAGCTTTCACCGCTTCCGGCTTATTGTCCTCGATTCCCACGATGCCTCTTTTTACATTGAGGGATTTCATGGCAATCTTCACACCGGCTGCAAGGCGTTCCGTATGGTCCATCATAATGCGGTAGTCTCCGTTAAGATACGGTTCGCATTCGGCGCCGTTGAGAATGAAGGTATCAATCTTCTTTTCCGGTCCATAGGAAATTTTGATGTGACTGGGGAAATTGGCACCTCCCAGACCCACAATTCCGGAATCTCTTACAATCTGATGGATTTCCTTGATATCAAGGTTTTCCCAGTCCCTATGCATCGGCAGACCTAGCGCCCACTCGTCCAAGCCGTCGCTTTCAATGACGATGGCCAAACTTTCGTTTTTATAGGAGCTTGGGTATACGCCAATGTCTACCACCTTTCCCGAGGTGGAAGCATGGACCGAGCTGGTAATAAAGGTATCGTTATATGCGATAAGCTGTCCCTTTTTTACGTCATCGCCTACCTTGACGACTGGGTTTCCCGGTGCACCGATATGCTGGCTCACAGGGATTATGACCTTTTTGGGAACAGGCATTTCAACGATTGCTTTGTCCCTGGTGTAACTCTTACTATCCTGAGGATGAACTCCTCCGCGGAAAGTCTTTAACACTTTCAATCACCTTCCTCTATCTACGTATTTTAGGAAACGCTGATTCATAGCGTGCATAAATCTGCACACACTCCATCAAATCAGCGCTTCCTTTGATTTGATGCTGACTCAGCCCGGCTGTTTCACAACAACCTGACCGGCTTGTTTTATAAAATTCTGATGATTACCGGCAAGGATTTTTCTTTTTTGCCTACATAATGATCAAATATCTTAATGAATGCTGCCGCCGCCGCAAAGGCTGCAATGCCTCCAAAAACTCTCCCCGGAGCTTCCGGATAGCCTGCTAGACCCACCAGAATCCCGCCAAGCACCGCACCCAGAAAAACAGCAATGAGCGGCAAAACGAATACCACAAAGGCTCCTTTCAAAGAGTTAGTCTCATTCATTTCAAAGATCACTCTTTGACCAGGAACTGCGCCAACTTCATTTTTCGCGGTTACAATTGCGGAATCGTTGCCTGGGCAAGCGCCGCAGCTTTTACACTCACCGTGTTTTGCCGCTTTGATTTTAGCAATATTTGCCTTCGCTTCAATGACCATGCCTTCTTCTCTTTCCATTACAACTCACTCCTTTTTTAAGACTTCCTGCCGGCGCACAGCCCGCGGCAGAATTTTAACTGGTGAACAAAAAATAAAACCACGGAAGCTACACACAGTTCGACTGCGCAATAAACCTTCGTGGTTCTATATCATTATTTATATGTTGAGGGTACAGAGGGTGCTACCGACCCCCCATTTTTTTCTTCATAATAAAGGGCTTTGATCGATTTCACAGCTTTTTCTATGAGTTGGCTTGTATTGAGACTTTCATCGACTCCGCTGATCTTGATACCGGATTTTTCATGGGGAATCAGGAACTTCCTTGCGGGACTGGAAACCACAGCAAGTGCCATAGCCTCGGTCACTTCACCCTTCATACTGTTTGCAGCTATGATCCCGACCGATCCCAGAATCAGATCAACCTTTGGAGCAGCGCTCTGAACGGCGTTTTCTCCTGTAGCGCCCACATTGGCTCCCCCCTGTACCATAAAAGACGTTGCCAGCGAATTGGTTCCCAGTGCGATAATCTGGATATCCCAGTAAATCCGCTGTCTGATTTCCTCTATGATCTGTCTGCCGATACCGCCTTCCTGTCCATCGATAACAGCTATCTTCAGCAATTCTCTCACCCGATTTCATCTAAGCGTTTGATGCTTTTCCAAAATAAAAAGCCACGCCGGTTGTCATTTTCCTGATAACAAAACCTTCGTGGCTAAAATATTACTCTCCAAATATTTCAATCGATCTTCGTGATCTTCAAACAGATTTTACTCGCTTCGCAAAGCGAAGTCAATGGCTTTTCATATTTTTTCAAAAAATAATTCATATACCAGATTGTTGCTCTTAAACCATAAGTGCTGCGCCGGAATCCCTCAATTATCTTCCAAAACAAAAAGCCGCTTCTATGGTACTGCGGCATTTTGTTTGTATGATTTTAGGCATCGGTTTATCGCGGATTCTTTAGAAATGCAAATTCATTTCAAATGATAATTTCCAAAGATCTGACGAACCGATACTGAGGAGCTTGCAATAAAAAAAAACCAAGGGTGTTGTTAAACAGGAACGCTTCTCGCATTCGCTACACCTTCTTGGCAATTATGTAAAACGGCTGATATTCAGCCCGTGTTATTCAGCTAATCTTGTCATGGGCTTCTGCCCCGGTTTCACTCTCTGCGAAACACTAGAATAGATTAACGCTGATTGATCTAAATGTCAACCTATTTTTGATTTTCTAATGAAATTTTATAGTATGCAATTGAATTGTTAATTGAAGTAACTTCTACCTGTTTCGTAAAAACAATATCATTCGTTCTTTACCGATGATTGATCATGCTTGCCAGGTAACCTGCCCCAAATCCGTTATCAATATTGACGACACTGATCCCGCTTGCACAGGAATTCAACATGGACAGAAGCGCTGCCAGGCCGTGAAATGAGGCTCCGTATCCAATGCTTGTAGGCACTGCAATCACCGGACAGTCGGCAATGCCACCGATCACACTGGCCAGTGCACCTTCCATTCCTGCGATGGCGATGATAACATTCGCGCTCATGATCTCATCCATATGAGAAAACAACCTGTGGATTCCCGCCACGCCCACATCATACAATTTTGTCACTTGGTTCCCAAGGGCTTCAGCGGTGACTGCGGCTTCCTCTGCGACTGGAATATCGCTGGTCCCCCCTGTAGCTATCACGATCTTCCCTTTTCCGTTTGCTTTTGGAAAAATCCCAATCACGCCAATACGACCTGATTCGTTATAATACATGGTATGATACTGTCCAATATACTCTGCAGATTCAGATGACAAACGGGTGATTATGATCGTCTTTTGGCCGTGCTTCACCATTGCTGATGCAATTTCTACGATCTGCCGAGCTGTTTTCCCCTCACCGTAAATTACCTCGGAGGTACCTTGTCTAAGTTCTCGATGATGATCTATTTTTACAAATCCCATATCTTCAAAGGGCGACTGTTTTAGTTTGAGGAATGCGTCTTCAATAGACAGGCAACCGTTCTTCACTTCTTCTAAAATATGCATTACATGTTTGTTGCTCATTTTCTGCCCTTTCTGCTCTGTTCTCTCAATTCTGCACTTTTCTCTCAATCACACTTTATCCGCAAGAATTTTGATATCCTCTGCCAGTTTTGAAAGAGATACGATTGCATTGGTAATATCCTGTGTGGCTGATTGCTGAACCATGCTGATCTCGTCAACCTTTCGGATTTCTCCATCATGCCCCACCATCCCCATTTGAATCCCTTCCAGAATCTCCTGCGCCTCTTTTACTGCCGAAAAGCTGTTTACAGACAGCTTCCTCATCTCGTCTGCTACCACAGAGAAACCTCGGCCGTATTGACCTGCCCTTGCTGCCTCCAACAGCGCATTGAAACCAAGAAGATTGGACTGTGTGGCAATTTCCTTTATGAACACCAAAACCTGATCCGATTTTTTCAGACTTCCCACCATTCCATCTCCGGATTGCCTGAGTGCATCCATTTTATGCTGAAGCAGCTTCGCATTCTCCGCAAGATGGAGACTGGAAGCTGTCAGCTGCTGAGAAGAAGCTGCGATGGTACTCGCTGCATCCTGCAAAATCTCCTGATTCTCAAGACTGTACCCAAAGCCAAAGGCTCCAATTACTTCACCGTCCAGTCCATACAAGGGTGTCTGAATACTCTTAAAGGTGACTCCCCATACATCCTTGGGTATGATAGCTGAAAATGTCTGTCTGTAATGCATCGTTTCCCACATGCCGTCACCTTTTATAATTGCTTTCCCAACGGGGGATTCATGCCTCAGTTTCTCACCGGGCAGATAGAAGATAAACCGTTCTCGATCTGCCATACCCATCATGCAGTCAAAGGGGAAGACCTTTTGCATGACAGGTGCTGCATTCTTTATTGATTCGAATAAATCCGTCATGTTACTATCCATCTTTCTTATTTATAAATGGTGATTTCATCTGCTTCATTTGATCCATTGGAGCACTTTCCTTCTGCCCCATCCAACCAATACATCCATGGTGTGCTTTTCTCTGCCTTATTCAACCTGTGCATCCATAGACTTTAATTGATGGGTTGTCCCAAGAATTGCTCTTACTGCACCGAACCTGCCTGTTTCGCGCTTACCCAGGCCGTATCCGATTTTATCAATACTCATTTCAGGTATTTTGATGTAATCCTTTGCGAGACATTTCACGATGCCCATTCCCGTAGGAGTAATCATCTCTGTATTCACATCTTCCTGGACCATCGGAATACCCGAACCTTCCAGCATTGCCATGACTGCCGGAACCGGAACTGGAAGCAAGCCGTGACGGCATTGTATGAATCCGTTTCCGTCATGAAGGGTCGAAGCATAAATTATGTCAACATCAAGGGCTGCCACACATATGGCTACACCGACAATATCGACAATCGAATCGATAGCTCCCACCTCATGAAAATGTACCTGATCAATGGATTTGCCATGAACCTTTGCCTCGGCTCTTGCAATCTCCTCAAAGATTTTCTTGCTGATTTCCTTCGCACCATTGGAAATTGTGCTATTATCAATGATTTCCTGAATCATTGATAAATTTCGTTCGTTCGAGTGACTGTGGTTGTGATGGTGATCATTGCCTTCGTGGCTGTGTCCATGGTCGTGATGGTGATCATTGCCTTCGTGGCTGTGTCCATGGTCGTGATGGTGATCATGACCTTTGTGGCTGTGGTCATGGTCGTAACCATGATGGTGATCCTGCTGCTCATGGCTGTAATCATGTTCGCTACTGTGTTCATGTGCCTCAGGTGCGTTTTCATGGTTCATATGGGATTGCTCGGTCAGTATCACGTCGACATCCATCATCTGGATGCTGTGCCTGTCCTTTTTTTGTATCTTGACTTCGTAACCGTCGACCCCCAGCTTGCTTAGTTCTTGTAAAAAGAAATCTTTATCAACCCCCAGATCCAGCAGTGCCCCAAGGGTCATGTCGCCGCTGATTCCGGAAGTACAGTCCAAATATAATATTTTCATTGTGCTCCCTTTTATTTGCAAGTAATATTACGCTTTGCGCCGCTGATCAACCAGCTTCAAGTTCAGGCTGGTGTTCAGCTCTGCTGTAAAACCGGGCTGATGATTGGCACCGCTTCAAATCTGCTCGGCTTGTTAGTTCTGCTTTAGATTCGGGCTGATGATCAGCTCCGCTTCTGTAGCGGCCTGAACCTCTTCGATGGTATAGCCTTCGTTAATTTCTGTAAGGATGATACCCTCCGGAGTAAGCTCCATGACCCCCATCTCCGTGATGATCATGTCCACTACACCCACAGCCGTATACGGCAATCTGCATTCCTTCAGGATCTTGTGTGCTCCCTTCTGGGTGTGCTGCATGGCGATGATGACCTTCTTTGCGCCTACCACCAGATCCATCGCACCGCCCATGCCTGGCACCATCTTTCCCGGTACGATCCAGTTGGCCAAGTTTCCGTGCTGGTCTACCTCAAGGGCGCCCAGAATGGTTGCATCTACATGACCGCCTCGGATGATTCCAAAGGAGGTTGCGCTGTCAAAGAACATGGCTCCCGGATTTACGGTCACATACTGGGCTCCTGCGTTGACGATGTCCACGTCTTCTTTGCCCTTCTCTGCCGCTGCTCCCATCCCCATCATTCCGTTTTCTGACTGGAGAATGATATTCACTCCCTCAGGAAGAAAGTTTGCTACCATGGTGGGAAGTCCGATTCCCAGGTTTACCACATCACCGTCTTTCAGTTCCTTTGCAACTCTTGCGGCAATGATTTCCTTTATATCTGCCATGGCATTTCCCCTCCTACGATGGCATCCACAAAGATGCCCGATGTCACTACATTGTTCGGATCTATGGCTCCGATTTCCACGATCTCGCATGCGCCTACTATCACATAGCTTGCCGCTGCGGCCATCATGGGATTAAAGGTTCTTGTGGTCCCGTTATAGGTTGTATTGCCAAATTCATCCGTTACAGAGCCTCTGATGAGAGCGAAATCTGCCTTTAGCGGCTTCTCCAGAAGATAGTCTCTGCCGTCAACATGGATGACCTCCTTGCCCTCTGCAACGATGGTTCCCACTCCCGTAGGCGTGAGAAAGCCGCCAAGGCCTGCACCGCCTGCTCTGATCTGCTCAGCCAAGGTTCCCTGAGGCACCAGGATGCATTCCAGCTTATCTTCCTCAATGTCGGTGTTCATTCTCCTCGCCACCTCGGGGTTAAGTCCCACATGGGATGCAATGAGGGTTTTGATCTGACCGCTCGAGACCAGCTTTCCAACGCCTCTTCCCGGCACCCCCGCATCATTGCAAATGACAGTGAGATGTTTCACACCCTTTTCTACAAGGGCGTCTATGAGAATTTCCGGTGTTCCGCAGGCCATAAACCCGCCGACCATGACGGACGCCCCATCCTTTATTTCAGCGACAGCTTCCACTGCTGTCATGATTTTATTCTTCACTTGCTTGCTCCTTTTTCATTGGAATTCACTCTGATAGGGTATCGGTTACGCAGTAGGTCTCAGACAGCCAGACTCTTTCATTGCCGTCTGATACATCTCATCCCAGCTCTCGAATGCGGTCTTTCCTTTTACGCAGCAGTCAAAAGCCATCCTGTCCCCGACAATAAAATCAGCACTCCAGTTCACAAAGACAGCTCCGGCAAACCGGAATTCCTCAAAGGACTCGTAATTTGTATACTTCTTCATAAATCCATCATGAAACAGTGCTTCCAACTCTTCGTTGCTTTCATAGATCGCCAGCATTTTCGTCCGTTCATGTTCGTTCCGATAAGATTCACCCATCATATTCTCCCTCCAAAGCAAAATATACGGTTTGGGTTTTAACAGATCCACCGTCAAGCCCAAACCGCAACGTTACCCTTCTTTTGGCACGTATCAGAGCCGTTCTAAAATCCGTGCAACTTTTATCAACTTTTCCGTTAAATTCTTTTTTTCAAATTCTATCTTTTCCTGTGTCCATGGGAGCAGCCCTTCTCCGGTTTTGAAACCAAGCTTTCCCTGATTCAACTTCTCGACCAGGATTGGAGACGGTTCTTTCGAGCAGCTCAAATCCCGAAACAAATAGCTGTGAATGGAATGGGTCAGATCCAGCCCTCCCATATCCATTACCGTAACAGGCGCCATGATGCCGAGTCTCATGCCAAAACCGTATTTAATGGCATCGTCCACTGCCTCGGGTTCTGCAATACCCTGCTCAATGATATACAGTGCTTCACGAAACAGTGCATGCTGCATGCGGTTTGCCAGAAATCCGGGTACATCCTTATTGACAACGACAGGTTTTTTACCGGCGTCTGTAAGCAATGTACAGGTTCTCTTCACTGTCTGTTCCGATACATATTTTGTTTTTACCACCTCTACAAGCGGAATCAGATACGCTGGATTCCAATAGTGGGTTCCAATAATCCGCTCTTTATTCTCAGCCTTCTCTGCGATTTCTGTAATACTGATAGCTGATGTGTTTGAGGCAAGGATCGTGTCTTTCGGACATAAACGATCAAGCTCTGCAAAGTAGTCCTGTTTTATTTTTAGATCTTCAATGATGCATTCAAAGATAATATCTGCAAACCCGGCAGCTTCTTCAAGAGATTCGGTAATGCTGATCCGTTTCATGATTTCAGGTATTTCTTCTGCTGTTATCACCTGGTTTTCTTTCAAAATCTCAAGAGAGCTTCTGATTCTTCCGAGTGGGTCGGATTTCTGATCTGCTTCGCAAGTATAAATCAACATAACTTGAAATCCTTTTATTGCGAAAAGCTGACCAATTCCTGCTCCCATGGTACCCGCGCCAAGTACCGCTATTCTTTTTATTTCATTTTTCATGCAATCATTCCTTAATCGGCTTGTTTAAAAAACGCCGTACTTGTAGATTCTGTCCGGTACATCCTGATTGATATCGTCTTCATCAACGAACGCCACCGCGCGGACAATTGTACCGTCACCCATATACCATCTTAAAGGAAATGCGCAGAACATAAATCTTTTGCCTGTAACCTTATCAAGATCACCGCCAAGGTTTTCGATCCCCATTACATTATTTCTCATAAGAATGTCATGGCAAGGCTCCCATTCAGGAAAATCCTCAATTGGCGGATGGCCGAACATTTCGGTATATTCATCAATTAGTCTTGGCACGAAAGGACCCGGACCGTGATCGATCATATAGGTATAACAGGGGTGATCAATGGCCTGCATGTCAAATCCGACACCCTTTACCTTCTTTTCTACAAACCACTTAGCGCCTTCAATGGAAAGTCCCGGGCTGTACATAAAGTAATCGTCGTTCTCTCCCCATCTTCTGTGAGTACCTGTATTCAGGAGAACCCAGTCTCCTTCTTTGATGGTCGGGGTGGCATTTTCCAGGTCTTCAACCGTGATCAGCTCCCATTTTTTCTTTGGAATGCTCACGCACACTGCTTCACCATAGTAATTTTCCAGTGGAAGCTCATGGGTATATGGGCTTTCCGGAATAACGTGCGCAGGTGAGTCTGCATGCGTTGAGTTATGCATATGAAAATCGTTGAAGGTCTGAAGTAATCTGTAGTGCATCGGCATATGATTTACTCTGTCGATGTGGAAGTCTCCGTTAGACGGCCAAAGCGGATTACCTCTTCCAAACGGATGTGATAAATCGACTAATTTTGTTTTTCCCATTGTAGTTCTCCTCTTTTTATTTTTGATCCGATGTGTGTCGGATTTGCTAATATATAACGCAAGGACCGTGCCAAAATTGTCTCTTCAGAACATTTTGCAATGAAGTTTTGTATCTCTTGAATTCAGCCGTTCTCATTAATATTTGCAGCCGATGCGGCCCCGGCGAGTTCGAAAATACAGCAATTCTTGTTGCACAGAGTCAGATTTGTTGCAACCGTGCATCCCGGATAAATTTTCCCGCATGCAATTGGTTTGAAAAGAGAACATTATTTTGATATACTAATAACAAGATAAATTTATTACTAAGGAAGTGCTGATTTAATGGAGTGTGCGCAGATGGTCGAGGAAATTTTTCGATTGGCAAGGAAAAAAACGCAGCAATAGCGGCGCTATTGCGAGGATTTTTGACACCGCCAAGCGAAAAATTAACCGATTAGATGTGCGCACAGAATTAATCAGAGCTTCCCTAAGGTTCTGTTTTTAAGATACGAGGCTTTACTATGGATCAAGTACTTGCAATCATAAAGATTTGCGAAAAAATAAATAAGGCGCTGCCGTCAATCAAGGAACCTGCTGCGGAGACGCTGCTTCATGAGATTCTTTCCGATCTGAAGGTTTTTTTGGACAAAGGGATAGACTTTAAAGAAGTGGTCGACAGTCTGGATGACAGTATTTTCATCACCGACGGTGAGGGGAAAGTTCTGTACGTAAATCCCGCTTATGAACAAAATACGGGTATCCTTCCCAGGGAGGTTCTCTTCCGCTATGTGCAGGAGATCCTGGACGAGGGCAAGCTGTTCACCGGAGGCGCAACCATGGATGTCATCGAAACCGGTAAGAAGGCATTTCGCCTCTCTACCATCATCAAAAATGATCCGCCCAGAGTTGGTTATGCAGTGGGCGTGCCCATTATCGATAATGATGACAAGCTGAAGCAGGTGGTCGTCAGTAGCCGTCCCATTCTGACGCTGAAAGCGCTTCAGGAAGATTACGAACGGTTCCTCGACGAAGTGAAAATGATTCAGGAACCCGGCAACATCAGAATCATACCAAACTCGGACACCAGTGATCTTACCAAACGGATGATCGGTTCCAGCGAAACAGTAAAGAAGGTGTGGAATCTCATCGGGCTCATTGCGGATACCGATGCGACGGTTTTAATCACAGGGGAATCAGGTGTGGGGAAAGAGGTTGTTGCAGATGAAATCTATCGCCGCAGCAACCGAAATCAAAAACCCTTTATCAAGGTAAACTGTGCATCCATTCCATCAAACCTGCTGGAATCAGAGCTCTTTGGATATGAAAAAGGGGCTTTTTCTGGCGCAAGCTCTTCCGGCAAGCAGGGACTTTTTGAAATGGCCAACAGTGGTATTCTGCTGTTGGATGAAATCGGTGATATGCCCATGGATCTGCAGGCGAAGCTGCTTCGCGCCATCCAAAGCAGAGAAATCACCCGGGTTGGAGGGACAAAAGTAATTCCGCTTGATATCCGGATCATCGCACTGACAAATTCTGATCTGAAGCAGAAAATTAAAGAAGGCTCCTTCCGCAGCGATTTATATTACCGACTCAGCGTAATTCCCATTCATTTGGACCCGCTGAGAGCGCATACGGAAGACATTGAAGATCTCAGCCGCTACTTTATCGATATTTACTCTCATAAGCATAAGCGGACCATCAATCTCACTCAAAAAAATATTTCGCTGATGAAACTGTACTCCTGGCCGGGCAACATAAGAGAACTGGAGAATGTCATAGAGTATCTTGTGATCTGCTGTTCCGGTACTGCTGAGGTCGAGGACAATATGCTAAAGGGAATCCTCGGTATTTCGGGAACAGAAAAGAATGCGAACGATGCTTTTGATTTAACAAAATCCGTGGAGCAATTTGAGAAGCAGCAGATTGAGAAAGTTCTCAGCATCGCTTCAAACCTAAGGGAAGCGGGAGAGATGCTGAACGTCAATGCCTCAACCATCAGCAGAAAAATAAAGCAATACGGAATTGAATATCTCAACGCAAGATAAAATAGTGCGAATGAATCAGTACTTCCCCAAAACAACAAGACTGCGCCAGGCGGGTTACATGCCGGACGCAGTCCTTTTTTTCGATCTGAATGAACCCCTGGCAAGGAATGCTCATCCATCGTGTATCACTTATCCTATTGATGCTGGGTCTATTGTCTCATTCATGCTTCCGGTGCGGTAACCGGTGATATCCAGTGTCACGTAAATAAATCCAATCTCTTTTAACTGCTCCTGAAGAGTAAATCGCGTGCTTTTCTCCATGAGCTTTTCAAACTGGCTTTCGTCGATCTCGATTCTGGCCAAGGTTCCGTGATGTCTGACTCTAACCTGCCGAAAGCCCATATCAAGCAGAATCTGTTCCGCCAGGTCAACCATTTTTAGTTTCTCCGCGGTGATGCTTTCTCCATACGGAAATCTTGAAGATAGACAAGCAAAGGATTGTTTCTCCCAGGTCGGAAGCCCCATCTCTTTTGATAGTTTTCGAATTTCTTCCTTTGAAAGTTCAGCGTACCGCAAGGGGCTTTTGATGCCAAGTTCGGAAACGGCATCCAGACCCGGCCTGTAATCACCCATATCATCCATGTTGGACCCTTCGAGAATTTCTTTGTATCCATTTTTCCATGCAATTTCACGCATTTTTGAAAAGAGCTCGTGCTTGCAAAGATAACAACGATTCAGTGGATTACTTGAAAATCCCTCGATATCCAGTTCCTCAGAATCGACGATGAGGTGCTGGATATTATTTTCTTTCGTAAAAAGAATTGCTTCGTTCAGTTCTCTCTCGGGAAAACTGCAGGACCGAGCCGTTACTGCCACAACACGGTCTCCCAGAACCTCTTGCGCTGTCTTCAGCAAAAAGGTAGAATCAACTCCTCCGGAAAATGCAACAGCCACACTTTCCATACCCCGTATATACTTCATTAATTGCTCGCGCTTTTTCTGTATGTTTGTCATAACTCTTAACCCTCAGATTATTTCACGTTTTCGATGACAATAGCGGTACCCATTCCGCCGCCTGCACAGAGGGTGGCGAGACCGTAGGTATTTCCCCTGCGCTTCATCTCATAAATCATAGAAATGACGATTCGGCTGCCGGTGGCTCCGACGGGATGTCCGAGAGAAATGCCTCCCCCATTGACATTCAGCTTATCTCTGTCGATTCCCAGGGTTTTTTCGCAAGCAATGCATTGTGCTGCGAACGCTTCGTTAATCTCAAAAAGATCGATGTCCTTTATGGAAAGTCCTGCTTTTTGCAGTGCCTTCTGAGAGGCACTGATGGGGCCAATCCCCATAACCTCCGGTTCCACACCGGTTGTGGCAGTGGAAATGACTCTCGCCAAAATAGGCAGGCCTAGACTTCTTGCCGTCTCCTCCTCCATAAGCAGCACCCCGGAAGCAGCATCATTCATTCCCGACGAATTGCCCGCGGTTACGGTTCCACCATCTTTAAAAGTTGCCTTCAACTTAGCCAACCCTTCCATCGAAGCTTCTCGTCTCGGATGCTCATCGACAAGAAAGGTTTTATCTCCTTTTTTACCTGAAATGGTTATAGGAATGATCTCTTCTTTAAATTTACCGTCATCTATCGCTGCGGCTGCTCTCTGTTGACTTAACAGTGCAAATTCGTCCTGATCCTGTCTCGTAACGCCATATTGTTCTGCCACATTTTCGGCTGTAATTCCCATGGCAGGACCCACGCCCAGGTTCGTAAGAGAATCCCACATGGAATCACGCAGCTCGCTGTGTCCGAATTTCTTGCCGTATCTTCCGTCAAATACCATGTGGGGCGCTGCGCTCATACTGTCCGCACCTCCGGCCATGATGCAGTCTGCTTCTCCAGCCTTGATCTGATAATATCCCAGCTGAATGGATGACATGGAAGAAGTACAGTTCCGGTGAACTGTAATTCCGGGGATCGTTACAGGCAGCCCGGCTTTCACTGCCGCTACTCTTGCGAGATTGTTTTCTTTGTAGGTTCTCTGGTAATTACAACCCCAAATGACATCATCGATCAATTCCGGCTTTACACCGGACCTGGTGACCAAAGACTGCATTACTGGAATTGAAAGATCCAGTGCCGTGATTTCTTTAAACTGTCCGCCGATGGTCCCGATTGGGGTTCTGCATCCCGCGACAATTACAACATTTCTCATGTATTCCTCCGTATGCGGCAACGACCCCGCCGGCTTTCCGCCGAAGAGGCCGTTGTCATATTTTCGTTTTGTATTTTTTCTTTTATTTTCTCATGGCGAAGCGCTGACCGTATCCATATTGCACGCCATGATAGATTAGCGCTTTCCTAACGCTTGATCTTCTGCAAGATAGTCTTTATTGTATTTTTTTACATTGATGCTGCTGATGATAATGATATTAACAATCAAAAGACCAATATAGACCAGATAAGCACCTCTCAGGCTGCCTGTTATTCTGATTGCCTGCGCATTGATGATGTAATTGGTCATAAGCACTGCCTGCATGATTGGAAAATAGGC
This genomic window from Clostridiales bacterium contains:
- a CDS encoding PAS domain-containing protein; the encoded protein is MDQVLAIIKICEKINKALPSIKEPAAETLLHEILSDLKVFLDKGIDFKEVVDSLDDSIFITDGEGKVLYVNPAYEQNTGILPREVLFRYVQEILDEGKLFTGGATMDVIETGKKAFRLSTIIKNDPPRVGYAVGVPIIDNDDKLKQVVVSSRPILTLKALQEDYERFLDEVKMIQEPGNIRIIPNSDTSDLTKRMIGSSETVKKVWNLIGLIADTDATVLITGESGVGKEVVADEIYRRSNRNQKPFIKVNCASIPSNLLESELFGYEKGAFSGASSSGKQGLFEMANSGILLLDEIGDMPMDLQAKLLRAIQSREITRVGGTKVIPLDIRIIALTNSDLKQKIKEGSFRSDLYYRLSVIPIHLDPLRAHTEDIEDLSRYFIDIYSHKHKRTINLTQKNISLMKLYSWPGNIRELENVIEYLVICCSGTAEVEDNMLKGILGISGTEKNANDAFDLTKSVEQFEKQQIEKVLSIASNLREAGEMLNVNASTISRKIKQYGIEYLNAR
- a CDS encoding thiolase family protein, yielding MRNVVIVAGCRTPIGTIGGQFKEITALDLSIPVMQSLVTRSGVKPELIDDVIWGCNYQRTYKENNLARVAAVKAGLPVTIPGITVHRNCTSSMSSIQLGYYQIKAGEADCIMAGGADSMSAAPHMVFDGRYGKKFGHSELRDSMWDSLTNLGVGPAMGITAENVAEQYGVTRQDQDEFALLSQQRAAAAIDDGKFKEEIIPITISGKKGDKTFLVDEHPRREASMEGLAKLKATFKDGGTVTAGNSSGMNDAASGVLLMEEETARSLGLPILARVISTATTGVEPEVMGIGPISASQKALQKAGLSIKDIDLFEINEAFAAQCIACEKTLGIDRDKLNVNGGGISLGHPVGATGSRIVISMIYEMKRRGNTYGLATLCAGGGMGTAIVIENVK
- the larE gene encoding ATP-dependent sacrificial sulfur transferase LarE; the protein is MTNIQKKREQLMKYIRGMESVAVAFSGGVDSTFLLKTAQEVLGDRVVAVTARSCSFPERELNEAILFTKENNIQHLIVDSEELDIEGFSSNPLNRCYLCKHELFSKMREIAWKNGYKEILEGSNMDDMGDYRPGLDAVSELGIKSPLRYAELSKEEIRKLSKEMGLPTWEKQSFACLSSRFPYGESITAEKLKMVDLAEQILLDMGFRQVRVRHHGTLARIEIDESQFEKLMEKSTRFTLQEQLKEIGFIYVTLDITGYRTGSMNETIDPASIG
- a CDS encoding cyclase family protein; translation: MGKTKLVDLSHPFGRGNPLWPSNGDFHIDRVNHMPMHYRLLQTFNDFHMHNSTHADSPAHVIPESPYTHELPLENYYGEAVCVSIPKKKWELITVEDLENATPTIKEGDWVLLNTGTHRRWGENDDYFMYSPGLSIEGAKWFVEKKVKGVGFDMQAIDHPCYTYMIDHGPGPFVPRLIDEYTEMFGHPPIEDFPEWEPCHDILMRNNVMGIENLGGDLDKVTGKRFMFCAFPLRWYMGDGTIVRAVAFVDEDDINQDVPDRIYKYGVF
- a CDS encoding 3-hydroxyacyl-CoA dehydrogenase family protein, whose translation is MKNEIKRIAVLGAGTMGAGIGQLFAIKGFQVMLIYTCEADQKSDPLGRIRSSLEILKENQVITAEEIPEIMKRISITESLEEAAGFADIIFECIIEDLKIKQDYFAELDRLCPKDTILASNTSAISITEIAEKAENKERIIGTHYWNPAYLIPLVEVVKTKYVSEQTVKRTCTLLTDAGKKPVVVNKDVPGFLANRMQHALFREALYIIEQGIAEPEAVDDAIKYGFGMRLGIMAPVTVMDMGGLDLTHSIHSYLFRDLSCSKEPSPILVEKLNQGKLGFKTGEGLLPWTQEKIEFEKKNLTEKLIKVARILERL